A genomic stretch from Antarcticibacterium flavum includes:
- a CDS encoding lipopolysaccharide biosynthesis protein: MSLRRRAKKGFVWTFAQQFGNQVIGFTISLILARILLPEEFGLIGMIAIFVAIGNTLLNAGLTQSLIRSEELEEADYSTVFYFNLVSATAVYILVYVLAPLIASFYEQPILTDIVRLYCLSFIFSAFAAVQLARLTKRMDFKTQTLVALPATITGGAVGIIMAYSGYGVWSLVWSSLITSFLSSVQLWFYSKWKPGFIFSREKFKVHFNFGYKLTLSGLLNRIFDNIFIIVIGKYFSAAQVGFYTRAETTKQLPLSNIFNSLDRITYPMFAEIQNDDVRLKRVYKQLLQMVLFVVAPLLIFLAVLGEPAFRFLFTEKWLPAVPYFQILCVTGILYPLHAYNLSILNVKGRSDLFLKLEVLKKVVIVLTILVTIPFGILALLYGQVFISLVSFFINSHYTSRFIKYPAWHQLKDVLPVILLALAAGAVIYAVDRIGINDQPDILRIIIGGLSGIIVYLGIAYLLKLRSLFELSNLIFKK, from the coding sequence ATGTCCTTAAGAAGAAGAGCTAAAAAAGGATTTGTATGGACCTTTGCCCAGCAGTTTGGAAATCAGGTGATAGGTTTTACGATTTCCCTAATTCTCGCCAGGATCTTGTTACCCGAGGAATTTGGATTGATTGGAATGATCGCGATTTTTGTTGCTATTGGAAATACGCTTTTAAACGCAGGCCTTACCCAATCTTTAATTAGAAGTGAAGAACTGGAGGAGGCAGATTATTCTACTGTTTTTTATTTTAATTTAGTTTCAGCTACTGCAGTTTATATTCTTGTTTATGTGCTCGCGCCTCTTATTGCCTCCTTTTATGAGCAGCCAATTCTTACAGATATTGTAAGGTTATATTGCCTTTCCTTTATTTTTTCGGCCTTTGCCGCGGTACAGTTGGCAAGACTTACGAAAAGGATGGATTTTAAAACCCAAACGCTGGTTGCCTTGCCTGCCACTATCACAGGTGGTGCTGTGGGTATAATTATGGCTTATTCCGGTTATGGAGTGTGGAGTCTGGTGTGGAGCAGCCTTATCACTTCTTTTCTTAGCTCGGTTCAATTGTGGTTTTATTCTAAATGGAAACCCGGTTTTATTTTCAGCAGAGAGAAATTTAAAGTGCATTTTAATTTTGGGTATAAGCTAACCCTGTCCGGATTACTCAATAGGATCTTTGATAACATTTTTATAATCGTGATAGGAAAATATTTTTCAGCAGCACAAGTAGGTTTTTATACAAGGGCAGAAACTACCAAACAGCTGCCGCTTTCCAATATTTTTAATTCTCTTGACAGGATCACTTATCCCATGTTTGCTGAGATACAGAATGATGATGTAAGACTTAAGAGAGTTTATAAGCAGCTATTACAAATGGTCCTGTTTGTTGTAGCCCCGCTGCTAATTTTTTTAGCTGTACTTGGAGAGCCTGCATTCCGGTTCCTGTTTACAGAAAAATGGTTGCCTGCAGTACCTTATTTTCAGATCCTTTGTGTTACCGGCATCCTCTATCCCCTTCACGCATATAACTTAAGTATCCTTAATGTCAAAGGCAGGAGTGATCTTTTCTTAAAGCTTGAGGTCCTGAAAAAAGTGGTAATTGTTTTGACAATATTAGTAACCATCCCATTCGGTATTCTTGCCCTTTTATACGGCCAGGTTTTTATTTCCCTGGTGTCATTTTTTATCAATTCTCATTATACCTCCAGGTTTATAAAATATCCTGCATGGCATCAATTAAAAGATGTTCTTCCTGTAATACTTCTGGCACTGGCTGCAGGAGCTGTAATATATGCTGTGGATAGAATTGGAATAAATGATCAACCTGATATACTTAGGATAATTATTGGAGGGTTAAGTGGAATAATCGTTTATTTGGGAATAGCTTATCTTTTGAAACTCCGAAGTCTTTTTGAACTGTCTAATTTAATATTTAAAAAATGA
- the rfbB gene encoding dTDP-glucose 4,6-dehydratase — protein MSRKVLITGGAGFIGSHVVRLFVNKYPEYEIFNLDSLTYAGNLENLRDIEEAANYSFLKADINDAAGMNSLFEKHHFDSVIHLAAESHVDRSIKDALAFVRTNIIGTVNLLNAALAIWKEDYSNKMFYHISTDEVYGTLGETGLFTEATAYDPNSPYSASKAGSDHFVRAYGETYGLPYIISNCSNNYGPNQFPEKLIPLFINNIIEEKPLPVYGDGKYTRDWLYVIDHATAIDLAIHKGKNKETYNIGGFNEWQNIDLVETLCKLMDQKLEREEGSSAKLITFIQDRPGHDKRYAIDASKINKELGWEPSVTFEEGLEKTIDWYLNNGTWLKNVTSGAYREYYEEQYQK, from the coding sequence ATGAGTAGAAAAGTTTTAATTACAGGTGGGGCTGGTTTTATTGGTTCCCATGTGGTGCGGTTATTTGTAAATAAATATCCGGAGTACGAGATATTTAATCTTGATTCCCTCACCTATGCCGGGAATTTGGAGAATCTCAGGGATATTGAGGAGGCTGCAAACTATAGCTTTCTTAAAGCCGATATCAATGATGCTGCCGGAATGAACTCTCTGTTCGAAAAACACCATTTTGACAGTGTGATCCACCTGGCTGCCGAATCTCATGTGGACAGGTCCATTAAAGATGCGCTGGCTTTTGTGCGCACCAATATCATAGGAACTGTAAATCTTCTTAATGCTGCCCTGGCTATCTGGAAAGAAGATTACAGCAATAAAATGTTCTATCACATAAGTACAGATGAAGTATATGGAACCCTTGGAGAAACAGGTTTGTTTACAGAGGCCACTGCCTATGATCCAAACTCACCTTATTCTGCTTCCAAAGCGGGATCAGATCATTTTGTGAGGGCTTATGGCGAAACTTACGGACTTCCTTATATAATTTCCAATTGCTCCAATAATTATGGTCCTAATCAGTTTCCGGAGAAACTCATTCCCTTATTCATAAATAACATCATTGAAGAGAAACCCCTGCCGGTTTACGGGGACGGGAAATATACCCGGGATTGGCTTTACGTTATTGATCACGCAACGGCGATAGATCTGGCCATTCATAAAGGAAAAAATAAAGAGACCTATAATATTGGAGGCTTCAATGAATGGCAGAATATTGATCTGGTTGAAACCCTTTGCAAATTGATGGATCAAAAGCTGGAGCGGGAAGAAGGAAGTTCAGCAAAACTCATCACCTTCATTCAGGACCGTCCCGGCCATGATAAAAGATATGCTATTGATGCTTCAAAGATCAATAAGGAGTTAGGCTGGGAACCCTCTGTAACTTTTGAAGAAGGGCTGGAGAAGACCATAGACTGGTATCTAAATAATGGAACCTGGTTGAAGAATGTTACCAGTGGAGCGTACCGGGAATATTATGAGGAGCAGTATCAAAAATAG
- a CDS encoding glycosyltransferase family 10 domain-containing protein, with product MKTIKLWFSDFYDSFDPEENYFSSLLSSMYNLVLSPDDPDFLIYSCYGNDYLNYDCVRIYYTGENLRPDFNLCDYAIGFDHMDFGERYFRYPNFAFLEDQFLQLLKTDGKKTAASAKKDYFCNFIYANSQADPARDRFFHLLNQYKAVSSPGRHLNNISMEVGERFAEDWMYTKLDFQSRCKFTIAFENTSSPGYTTEKLLHAYITGTIPIYWGNPEVTKDFNPDSLINCHDFKNFEEVVERVKEVDQNEELYRKILQEPAYRGNTIPPQLQKEKLVAFMKNIFDKNKEEAIQRPGYGTTLKYENSLKDLHRIKSRYEKLQPYLKYLKPFKKL from the coding sequence ATGAAGACAATAAAACTTTGGTTTTCTGATTTTTACGATAGCTTTGATCCTGAAGAAAATTATTTCTCCAGCCTGCTATCCTCCATGTACAATCTGGTTCTATCTCCTGATGATCCGGATTTTTTGATCTATTCCTGCTACGGAAATGATTACCTCAACTATGATTGTGTGCGCATCTACTACACAGGCGAAAACCTGAGACCCGATTTCAACCTGTGCGATTACGCGATTGGTTTTGATCACATGGATTTTGGGGAAAGATATTTCAGATATCCGAATTTTGCCTTTCTAGAAGACCAATTTTTACAGTTGCTGAAAACTGACGGGAAGAAAACAGCAGCTTCAGCTAAAAAAGACTACTTCTGTAATTTTATTTATGCCAATTCCCAGGCCGATCCTGCCCGGGACAGATTTTTCCACTTACTCAATCAGTATAAAGCAGTTTCCTCCCCCGGAAGGCATTTAAACAACATCTCTATGGAAGTGGGGGAACGGTTTGCTGAAGACTGGATGTACACCAAACTGGATTTCCAGTCTCGTTGCAAGTTTACAATCGCTTTTGAAAACACCTCCTCCCCCGGTTATACAACAGAAAAATTACTACACGCTTATATTACCGGCACTATCCCTATTTATTGGGGTAATCCTGAAGTGACAAAAGATTTCAATCCCGACTCTTTAATCAATTGTCATGATTTCAAAAATTTTGAGGAGGTCGTGGAAAGGGTGAAAGAGGTGGACCAAAACGAGGAGCTTTACAGAAAGATCCTTCAGGAGCCGGCATATAGAGGAAACACCATTCCTCCCCAACTTCAGAAGGAAAAACTTGTAGCCTTTATGAAGAATATTTTTGATAAGAATAAAGAAGAGGCAATCCAGAGACCTGGATATGGAACTACTCTTAAATATGAAAACAGCTTAAAAGATCTTCACCGGATAAAATCCAGGTATGAGAAACTACAGCCATACCTAAAGTATCTCAAACCCTTTAAAAAATTGTAA
- a CDS encoding phosphoribosylpyrophosphate synthetase, whose translation MKDYGTLSQAINKLKLEEGYEYDFNLLDDKIEIKSEKETYQIHEFKVDKVLRFEGASNPDDNAILYAITTENNKKGVLVDGYGISSGQVSKEMMDKLDLKSRRPTD comes from the coding sequence ATGAAAGATTACGGAACATTATCGCAGGCCATAAATAAGCTGAAACTGGAGGAGGGTTATGAATATGACTTCAACCTTCTGGATGACAAGATCGAGATCAAAAGCGAAAAAGAAACTTATCAAATACACGAATTTAAAGTAGATAAGGTATTAAGATTTGAAGGGGCTTCAAACCCCGATGATAATGCCATACTTTATGCAATTACTACAGAAAATAATAAAAAAGGGGTGCTGGTTGATGGATACGGAATTTCCAGCGGACAGGTTTCTAAAGAAATGATGGACAAGCTGGACCTCAAAAGCCGAAGACCTACAGATTAA
- a CDS encoding Dps family protein yields MSYLGLDEKKTGNTVKELNILLADYHLYYQKLRNFHWNVIGKNFFDLHEKFEELYDDAKIKVDEIAERILTLRFQPTSNLTDYLKASNLKESSSDLTDSKMIKTLLEDHGTILNQMRKVVEVAEKGGDEGTIDLIGAYIRELEKTSWMLDAWKMKTSENHKPAKS; encoded by the coding sequence ATGAGTTATTTAGGACTTGACGAAAAAAAAACCGGCAACACAGTAAAGGAATTAAATATACTACTGGCCGACTACCATTTATATTATCAAAAACTTCGAAACTTTCACTGGAACGTAATAGGAAAAAATTTCTTTGACCTTCACGAAAAGTTTGAAGAGTTGTACGACGATGCTAAAATAAAAGTTGATGAGATCGCGGAAAGGATCCTAACACTTAGGTTCCAGCCAACCAGCAACCTTACAGATTATTTAAAAGCTTCTAATCTAAAGGAATCCTCAAGTGACCTTACAGATTCCAAAATGATCAAAACTCTCCTGGAGGACCACGGAACAATTCTCAACCAAATGAGAAAAGTGGTGGAAGTTGCCGAAAAAGGTGGAGATGAAGGTACCATTGATCTTATTGGTGCTTACATTAGAGAACTTGAAAAAACCAGCTGGATGCTTGACGCGTGGAAAATGAAGACCAGCGAAAACCACAAACCTGCAAAGAGCTAA
- a CDS encoding mechanosensitive ion channel family protein produces MKDFNFNESINGIWDKLAAWLDSMILGLPNFLLAVLVFFIFTVIAKYAGKIFDRLLRLRVRQDSIREITVKVLKVIIIIIGFVVALGLLNLSTVLTSILAGAGVVGLAIGLALQGTLNNTFSGVILSFLPELQIGDWIETNGYAGIVREINLRSIVIQEADNNYVVIPNGKIIDEPFKNYSRTVRSRVMLDCGVAYNSDLEFVQSLTIKTMEELFPQRGNEEVEFMYNEFADSSINFVVRFWADVTKRKDILVAKNKAIIALKKAFDQNDINIPFPIRTIDFTNKLSINKPEAEE; encoded by the coding sequence TTGAAAGACTTCAATTTTAATGAATCTATAAACGGCATTTGGGATAAATTGGCAGCATGGCTGGATTCAATGATCCTTGGCCTGCCTAATTTTCTCCTGGCTGTTCTGGTTTTCTTTATATTTACAGTAATTGCCAAATACGCTGGAAAGATCTTTGACAGGCTTCTTAGGCTGCGGGTTAGACAGGATTCCATAAGAGAGATCACCGTCAAAGTTCTGAAGGTAATTATAATTATTATAGGATTTGTTGTTGCTCTTGGGCTACTCAACCTTAGCACCGTACTTACCTCAATCCTGGCAGGGGCCGGGGTGGTAGGTCTTGCCATTGGTCTTGCATTACAGGGAACCTTAAACAATACTTTTTCAGGAGTCATCTTAAGTTTTCTTCCGGAGCTTCAAATTGGGGACTGGATTGAGACTAACGGATATGCGGGGATAGTTCGCGAAATTAACCTTAGAAGTATCGTCATACAGGAAGCAGATAATAATTATGTGGTGATCCCTAACGGAAAGATCATCGACGAACCTTTCAAAAATTACTCCCGAACCGTGCGCTCCAGAGTTATGCTAGATTGCGGTGTAGCCTATAATTCAGATCTGGAATTTGTACAAAGCCTTACCATTAAAACTATGGAGGAACTTTTTCCACAAAGAGGGAATGAAGAGGTTGAATTCATGTATAATGAGTTTGCAGATAGTTCTATTAATTTCGTAGTCCGGTTTTGGGCAGATGTTACCAAACGCAAAGATATCCTGGTAGCGAAAAATAAGGCTATCATTGCGCTTAAGAAAGCCTTTGATCAAAATGATATCAACATCCCATTCCCAATACGAACTATCGATTTTACTAATAAGTTGTCTATTAATAAACCGGAGGCTGAGGAGTAA
- a CDS encoding metallophosphoesterase, with product MKKNNKFLTFLLLIILTGCSTSNPKYREGEPKQNFGYPTNKEIEKSFYLLGDGGYAQPGGTSEGLIALKSYMDSVQVKDNYTMFLGDNIYPDGMPHEEARDREQAEYRLDAQLDAIEKYDGNVIFIPGNHDWYNKGIPGLERQEEYLEEKLGDQLIWSPKTGCGLEIIDISDDIQMIVIDSQWYLTNWDNHPLINKGCAEIKTREAMLEEVETELKKSQNKTIIIALHHPLYTNGVHGGQYNFNQHLYPTQKKIPVPILGSLVSLIRTTGGVSIQDAQNQRYKTMVNRLATLGKDSERLIFVAGHEHSLQYIINNNIKQIVSGSGSKATYATLSNDGLFSYPGQGFAVLDVFKDGSSWVSFYGNENNKPKLLYQKEVHEAPEDFDTSILPDEFPETITTSIYPIEETDKGEVFRTVWGERYRDLFGRPVEFKVADLDTLYGGLEPMRMGGGHQTVSLRVKDSLDREYNFRRVRKSAVQYIQAVAFKDKPVEEQFENTLAEDLMKDLYTASHPYAFMAVPTLAEAVKVRYTNPELYYLPKQKKLEKYNVVHGDDVYMIEERPEENWLGRESFGKPNHDIVSTSGMFDRLRRDEKYKLDEAGYVRARIFDMLIGDWDRHQDQWRWAEIEDEEGNRIFEPIPRDRDQVFSNFDGALFGTLRALAGFSKQFGVYGEDIDDVKWFNIAAIGLDRELTQNVGKETWMEQAKFIQENITDEVIDEAFSKLPPETQGETTASIISDLKGRRNNIIDITQRYYDHMATLAIVTGTDKDDHIDILRMENGETRITIYRIKDGEKADIVSDKIYKKEETKEIWVYGLDDDDIFEIKGNPGGDLIFVRVIGGHNNDVYRVAEDSGRKIKIYDHKTRPNTVESIGKAKLRFRDNYEQNTFDKDKKVFNSGSLTPGFGYNPDDGFKIGIQSSFITNGFKRNPFTTKHTFGGGYYFATNGFDLFYNGEFALILGNFNLAVGAYYTSPNFANNFFGFGNETPNFDEELSFDYNRTRISKVGAEAGFVRQSPFGSFFSYMATFEGIKVDETEGRFIKEEFDPEDPEFFERKYFAGLEGIYRYESYDNNLNPTRGMKFELVLGGKMNVEDTDRNFGYFKPYWEFYNALSRDRKLVLNSRAQAHLNMGDDYEFYQAAVLGGRTGLRGYRLQRFTGKSAFAAGGDLRYSFDQFKTSFLPFQIGIFGGYDIGRVWARNEDSNRWHDSYGGGFWVNSAEAISGTFSLFKSDEGYRFAFGFGLSF from the coding sequence ATGAAAAAAAATAACAAATTTCTAACGTTCCTGCTCCTCATTATACTTACCGGATGTTCTACCTCAAATCCGAAATACAGGGAAGGAGAGCCAAAACAGAATTTTGGATATCCCACAAATAAAGAAATCGAAAAATCCTTTTACCTCCTTGGTGACGGTGGTTATGCCCAGCCGGGTGGAACTTCAGAAGGATTAATTGCCCTCAAGAGTTACATGGACTCTGTACAGGTAAAGGATAATTATACCATGTTCCTTGGAGATAATATTTATCCGGACGGGATGCCACACGAAGAGGCGCGGGACAGGGAGCAGGCAGAGTACAGGCTGGATGCCCAGCTGGATGCAATAGAAAAGTATGACGGTAATGTTATCTTTATTCCGGGGAATCATGACTGGTACAATAAAGGTATCCCGGGCCTTGAAAGACAGGAGGAATATCTGGAAGAAAAGCTGGGTGATCAGCTTATATGGTCGCCAAAAACAGGTTGCGGGCTCGAGATCATTGATATAAGCGATGATATCCAAATGATCGTTATAGATTCCCAATGGTACCTTACAAATTGGGACAACCACCCTTTGATCAATAAAGGATGTGCAGAAATAAAGACCAGGGAGGCCATGCTTGAGGAGGTGGAAACCGAATTGAAGAAAAGCCAGAATAAGACCATCATTATCGCACTGCACCACCCACTTTATACCAATGGGGTTCATGGGGGACAGTATAATTTTAATCAGCATCTGTATCCTACACAAAAAAAGATCCCGGTACCAATTCTTGGCTCCCTGGTTTCTTTAATCAGGACAACTGGTGGGGTTTCAATCCAGGATGCACAAAATCAGCGTTACAAAACCATGGTAAACCGTCTGGCCACCCTTGGAAAGGATTCAGAGCGGTTGATATTCGTGGCGGGACACGAGCATTCCCTGCAGTACATTATTAATAATAATATCAAACAAATAGTCTCGGGTTCAGGATCCAAGGCTACTTATGCCACATTGAGTAATGACGGACTTTTCTCCTATCCCGGGCAGGGATTTGCGGTTCTGGATGTTTTTAAGGACGGCTCTTCCTGGGTGAGTTTCTACGGAAATGAAAACAACAAACCGAAATTGCTTTATCAAAAAGAGGTTCATGAAGCTCCTGAAGATTTTGATACTTCCATTTTACCCGATGAATTTCCTGAAACTATCACCACTTCTATATACCCTATTGAGGAAACAGATAAAGGTGAGGTTTTTAGAACAGTTTGGGGTGAAAGATACAGGGATCTTTTTGGGAGACCCGTAGAATTTAAAGTTGCCGATCTCGATACACTTTATGGCGGACTGGAACCCATGAGAATGGGAGGGGGGCATCAAACCGTTTCTTTAAGAGTGAAGGACAGCCTGGACAGGGAATATAACTTTAGAAGGGTTCGCAAAAGTGCTGTGCAATATATACAGGCAGTGGCCTTTAAAGACAAGCCGGTAGAGGAGCAATTTGAAAACACCCTGGCAGAGGACCTTATGAAAGATCTTTATACAGCTTCCCATCCCTATGCTTTTATGGCAGTTCCAACTTTGGCAGAAGCAGTTAAGGTGAGATATACCAATCCCGAACTTTATTATTTACCTAAACAAAAGAAACTTGAAAAGTATAATGTCGTACACGGGGATGATGTATATATGATAGAGGAGAGGCCCGAGGAAAATTGGCTTGGAAGAGAAAGTTTTGGGAAACCTAACCATGATATCGTAAGTACTTCCGGGATGTTTGATAGGTTAAGGCGTGATGAAAAATATAAACTCGATGAAGCAGGTTATGTGCGGGCCAGGATTTTTGATATGCTAATTGGCGATTGGGACAGGCATCAGGATCAATGGAGATGGGCAGAGATCGAGGATGAAGAAGGCAACAGGATCTTTGAACCTATACCGCGTGACAGGGACCAGGTATTCTCAAATTTTGACGGGGCGCTGTTTGGGACTTTAAGAGCACTGGCAGGATTCTCCAAGCAATTTGGTGTTTATGGCGAGGATATAGATGATGTGAAATGGTTTAATATAGCAGCTATAGGCCTGGACAGGGAACTTACACAAAATGTAGGTAAGGAAACCTGGATGGAACAGGCAAAATTTATCCAGGAGAATATAACAGATGAGGTTATTGATGAAGCATTTTCAAAATTGCCGCCGGAAACTCAGGGGGAAACCACAGCTTCCATTATAAGTGATCTTAAAGGCAGAAGAAATAACATCATCGATATCACCCAAAGATACTACGATCATATGGCAACCCTTGCTATAGTGACGGGTACAGATAAGGATGATCATATTGATATCCTGCGAATGGAAAATGGGGAAACCCGTATCACTATATACAGGATCAAGGACGGGGAGAAGGCAGATATCGTGAGTGATAAGATCTACAAAAAAGAGGAAACAAAAGAAATTTGGGTTTATGGCCTTGATGATGATGACATTTTTGAAATAAAGGGTAACCCCGGTGGGGATCTAATTTTTGTTAGGGTTATAGGAGGCCACAATAATGATGTTTATAGGGTGGCAGAGGATAGCGGAAGAAAGATCAAGATCTATGATCATAAAACACGGCCAAATACAGTTGAATCTATAGGGAAAGCAAAGCTCAGGTTTAGGGACAATTATGAACAAAACACCTTTGATAAGGATAAAAAGGTGTTTAACTCCGGCTCACTTACCCCGGGATTTGGTTATAATCCCGACGATGGTTTCAAAATAGGAATTCAAAGCTCTTTTATTACCAATGGATTTAAACGTAATCCATTTACCACTAAACACACCTTTGGTGGAGGGTATTATTTCGCGACCAATGGGTTTGATCTTTTTTATAACGGGGAGTTCGCGCTCATTTTAGGAAATTTCAACCTCGCGGTTGGTGCTTACTATACCAGTCCCAATTTTGCCAATAACTTCTTTGGGTTTGGAAATGAAACGCCCAATTTTGATGAGGAGCTATCTTTTGATTATAACAGGACGAGGATAAGTAAAGTAGGTGCTGAAGCAGGATTCGTTCGCCAGTCGCCCTTCGGTAGTTTCTTTAGCTATATGGCAACATTTGAAGGTATAAAGGTAGATGAAACCGAAGGCCGCTTTATTAAAGAAGAATTTGATCCTGAAGATCCCGAATTTTTTGAGAGAAAATATTTTGCAGGCCTGGAGGGGATATACAGGTATGAAAGCTATGATAATAATCTCAATCCTACCCGGGGGATGAAATTTGAATTGGTCCTTGGAGGTAAAATGAATGTTGAGGACACAGATCGTAATTTTGGATATTTTAAACCTTACTGGGAATTTTATAATGCCCTGAGCCGTGACCGGAAACTGGTGCTTAATTCCAGGGCACAGGCGCATCTCAATATGGGCGATGATTATGAATTCTACCAGGCGGCAGTCCTTGGCGGGCGTACAGGTTTAAGGGGCTACAGGTTACAAAGATTTACGGGTAAAAGTGCTTTCGCAGCAGGAGGTGATCTAAGGTATAGCTTTGACCAGTTCAAGACTTCATTTTTACCGTTTCAAATCGGAATTTTTGGCGGATATGACATAGGAAGGGTGTGGGCAAGAAATGAGGACAGCAACCGCTGGCACGACAGCTACGGCGGCGGATTCTGGGTAAACAGTGCCGAAGCCATAAGCGGAACTTTCAGCCTCTTCAAAAGCGATGAAGGCTACCGCTTTGCTTTTGGCTTTGGGCTGAGTTTCTAG
- a CDS encoding Pycsar system effector family protein, which translates to MTDLIKKADDFVLQLFKEKLPNSYIYHNYNHTQRVVKSTKELIENSQLNVKEEEALLLAAWLHDTGYTKKFKGHEEESVKIATAFLEDNNVDKDTIQMVNDCIMATKFDSPPKTQLGKIIRDADSSHLAKEYFPETSEFLRQELQLLNIKNFSPLEWLNENIRLFTEKHNYYTEYASKEWKPLKDKNLSDLLEKQNKQKQKLKKEETKAKLKAEFKNNNPERSIQTLFRVTLRNHIKLSDIADTKANILLSVNAIIISLALANLVPKLDAVSNKHLLIPSLILILFSVASIILSIMSTRPNVTSGEFTEDQVKKREVNLLFFGNFHKMPFEQFKWGMKEIIKDKDYVYESMMLDLHLLGKVLQRKYFLLRLTYTVFMIGIIVSVISFVVAFYLI; encoded by the coding sequence ATGACAGATCTTATCAAAAAGGCAGATGATTTCGTACTTCAATTATTCAAGGAAAAACTGCCTAATTCTTATATATATCACAACTATAACCACACGCAGCGGGTGGTTAAAAGTACTAAAGAATTAATTGAGAACTCTCAATTAAATGTTAAAGAGGAAGAGGCACTTCTCTTGGCAGCGTGGCTTCACGACACGGGATACACCAAAAAATTCAAAGGCCATGAGGAAGAAAGTGTGAAGATAGCGACAGCCTTTTTAGAGGATAATAATGTAGATAAGGACACTATACAAATGGTGAACGATTGTATCATGGCGACCAAATTTGACTCTCCTCCAAAAACACAATTAGGGAAGATAATTCGGGATGCAGATAGTTCACATCTTGCCAAGGAATATTTCCCTGAAACAAGTGAATTCCTGCGACAGGAATTGCAGCTTTTAAACATAAAGAATTTTTCGCCTCTCGAATGGCTAAACGAGAACATTAGACTATTTACTGAAAAACATAATTATTATACAGAATATGCTTCCAAAGAATGGAAACCCTTAAAGGACAAAAATCTTTCAGATCTTCTTGAGAAGCAAAACAAACAAAAACAGAAACTTAAAAAAGAGGAAACCAAAGCAAAATTAAAAGCTGAATTCAAGAATAATAACCCTGAACGAAGTATTCAAACCCTCTTTAGAGTTACTCTAAGGAATCACATAAAGCTTAGTGATATTGCAGATACAAAGGCAAACATTTTACTTTCTGTTAATGCTATTATTATTTCCCTGGCCCTGGCGAACCTCGTTCCCAAGCTGGATGCTGTGTCCAATAAACATCTATTGATACCTTCCCTTATTTTGATACTCTTTAGTGTGGCGTCTATTATCCTATCCATTATGTCTACGCGGCCCAATGTAACCTCAGGGGAATTTACAGAAGACCAGGTAAAAAAACGGGAAGTGAATCTTTTGTTCTTTGGGAATTTTCATAAAATGCCTTTTGAGCAGTTCAAATGGGGAATGAAAGAGATCATCAAAGACAAGGATTACGTATATGAATCCATGATGCTGGACCTTCACCTTCTGGGAAAGGTGTTACAAAGAAAATATTTCCTTTTAAGGCTTACTTATACGGTATTTATGATAGGAATAATTGTCTCAGTCATAAGTTTTGTGGTCGCCTTTTACCTCATCTAG